A genomic segment from Candidatus Cybelea sp. encodes:
- a CDS encoding POTRA domain-containing protein produces the protein MGIILPLLAMLRLSLAPAIAAPAPAAPKIVSVDITGNLHVPTSTIMSVIGARPGQPYDPKTVQDDLARINALGYFADIAPPLVRARPNGVAITYRVVENPVITKIDFTGNQKVPSDTLSALMDLSVGQVFNTNTFRQDVLKINNYYERIGYGGQVPTHVKDINLDSKTGALTLTIQEGLIVKNIEIGGDPLLPPQLILPALTLKEGSVYSNAVRDADAKALQKLYENRFHLELGNFEGGIVPSSIDLKAGTADVKYNIYVARIEVVEITGNTRTKDNVIRRELRERPGMVLNTDAIKRDYERLNALNFFSKVEPDIKPGPDPKKPQDVTVVWHVTEQRTASASVGFGYSGGLTGLGLYATLGLTDTNLHGTGNSAGIQFEEGARTGVAQLNLSIPYLGNTPQGQRYTAGGSIFFNHSTYYYPVYSITGSGSSVASNPNVPIPVTLYPSSSSQQLGNIVATSTSSSNGVTGNVGRRLSDYTILSFAVTGEKIRYDTNVPSPYYFQGNQPNIFVGPSPSPISSSQNQYGGSFGIAASSIANVNTGSPYNLITTGLSLQSITLDDPFNPREGVKALLNTTLSTPTFGSNFSFTQSTIDLAKFFPILRDATIGVHGVGYLSTGVIPPSSLFTFSDQQMRGYNQVFYATNAYLGQIELRQPLALDRRITLAFFVDELDYRIRGAYPLLNPYTNRITGYPSDWALLGDAGAGIRFDVPQLGLRTVRIDFAKGLYGTHTSFGIGQSF, from the coding sequence TTGGGCATCATTCTTCCGCTGCTCGCGATGCTTCGGCTGAGCCTTGCGCCCGCGATAGCCGCGCCCGCGCCCGCGGCTCCGAAGATTGTGTCCGTAGACATCACCGGCAACCTCCACGTTCCGACGTCGACGATCATGTCGGTGATCGGGGCGCGGCCGGGGCAGCCGTACGATCCCAAGACCGTCCAAGACGATCTCGCGCGAATCAACGCTCTGGGCTATTTCGCCGATATTGCGCCGCCGCTGGTACGCGCGCGTCCCAACGGTGTGGCCATCACCTATCGCGTCGTCGAGAATCCGGTTATTACGAAGATCGACTTCACCGGAAATCAGAAAGTGCCGAGCGACACGCTTTCGGCGCTCATGGACCTCTCCGTCGGCCAAGTCTTCAACACGAATACTTTCCGGCAAGACGTACTGAAGATCAATAATTACTACGAGCGCATCGGCTACGGCGGCCAGGTGCCGACGCACGTCAAAGATATCAATCTCGACTCGAAGACCGGCGCCTTGACGCTGACGATTCAAGAAGGCTTGATCGTCAAGAACATCGAGATCGGCGGCGACCCCCTGCTCCCGCCGCAGCTGATTCTGCCGGCACTGACGCTCAAAGAGGGCAGCGTCTATTCCAACGCCGTTCGCGACGCCGACGCGAAAGCGCTGCAGAAGCTCTACGAGAACCGCTTCCACCTCGAGCTCGGAAACTTCGAAGGCGGCATCGTGCCCTCGTCGATCGATCTCAAAGCCGGGACGGCGGACGTGAAATACAATATCTACGTCGCGCGCATCGAGGTCGTGGAGATCACCGGCAACACCCGAACGAAGGACAACGTCATCCGCCGCGAACTGCGGGAACGCCCCGGCATGGTTCTCAATACGGACGCGATCAAACGCGACTACGAGCGCCTCAACGCGCTGAACTTCTTCTCGAAGGTCGAGCCGGACATCAAGCCGGGCCCGGACCCGAAGAAGCCGCAGGACGTCACGGTCGTCTGGCACGTCACCGAGCAGCGTACCGCGTCGGCCTCGGTGGGCTTCGGCTATTCGGGCGGCTTGACGGGCCTGGGCCTCTATGCGACGCTCGGCCTAACCGATACCAACCTGCACGGCACCGGCAACTCGGCTGGAATTCAGTTTGAGGAGGGCGCTCGGACCGGCGTCGCCCAGCTCAACTTGTCGATCCCCTACCTCGGCAATACCCCCCAGGGACAGCGCTACACCGCCGGGGGGTCGATCTTCTTCAACCACTCTACGTACTATTATCCGGTCTATAGCATCACCGGAAGCGGAAGCTCGGTCGCGAGCAATCCAAACGTGCCGATCCCGGTTACGCTCTATCCGAGCTCGAGCTCGCAGCAGCTTGGGAATATCGTCGCGACCAGCACGTCCAGCTCCAACGGGGTCACCGGCAACGTCGGCCGCCGCCTCAGCGATTACACGATCCTGTCATTTGCGGTCACCGGAGAGAAGATCCGGTACGACACGAACGTCCCGTCACCGTATTATTTCCAAGGCAATCAGCCGAACATCTTCGTGGGGCCGTCGCCCTCGCCGATCAGTTCGTCGCAAAATCAGTACGGCGGCTCGTTCGGTATCGCGGCGTCCTCGATCGCCAACGTCAACACGGGCTCGCCGTACAATCTCATCACGACCGGATTGAGCTTGCAGTCGATCACGCTCGACGATCCGTTTAATCCGCGCGAGGGTGTGAAGGCGCTGCTCAACACGACGTTATCTACGCCGACGTTCGGCTCGAACTTCTCCTTTACGCAGAGCACGATCGATCTCGCGAAGTTCTTCCCGATTCTGCGGGACGCGACCATCGGCGTTCACGGCGTTGGCTACCTGTCGACCGGCGTCATTCCGCCGAGCTCGCTCTTTACGTTTTCAGACCAGCAGATGCGTGGCTATAACCAAGTCTTTTACGCGACCAATGCGTACCTCGGTCAGATTGAGCTGCGCCAGCCGCTGGCGCTCGACCGCCGTATAACCCTGGCGTTCTTCGTCGACGAACTCGACTATCGAATCCGGGGAGCCTATCCGCTGCTCAATCCCTACACCAACCGGATCACCGGATACCCCTCGGACTGGGCACTTTTGGGCGATGCCGGCGCCGGCATCCGCTTTGACGTGCCGCAGCTGGGCCTCCGAACGGTGCGCATCGATTTTGCCAAGGGTCTCTACGGTACGCACACGAGCTTCGGAATCGGGCAAAGCTTCTAG